The following are from one region of the Vitis riparia cultivar Riparia Gloire de Montpellier isolate 1030 chromosome 14, EGFV_Vit.rip_1.0, whole genome shotgun sequence genome:
- the LOC117930969 gene encoding uncharacterized protein At4g22758-like: protein MKRKMSQKMLRRRQKKKSFEEQNVNGTNNRFLISVNVLGSAGPIRFVVNEGDLIAAVIDTALKSYARQGRLPHLGSDINQFLLYCANVGADALSPWELIGSCGGRNFVLCKKQIEPQMRETRPEMLGRKGSGSWKTWLNKSFNFKILLSH from the exons ATGAAGAGGAAGATGTCTCAGAAAATGTTGCGTAGGAGGCAGAAGAAGAAGAGTTTTGAAGAGCAGAATGTTAATGGGACTAATAATCGGTTCTTGATCAGCGTCAACGTATTGGGCAGCGCGGGACCCATAAGATTTGTGGTGAATGAGGGTGATTTGATCGCCGCTGTCATTGACACAGCTTTGAAATCTTATGCCCGCCAAGGTCGGCTTCCCCATCTGGGTTCTGACATCAATCAGTTTCTTCTGTACTGCGCCAATGTCGGAGCAGACG CCTTGAGCCCATGGGAATTAATTGGGTCGTGTGGAGGAAGGAACTTTGTACTGTGCAAGAAGCAGATAGAACCTCAGATGAGGGAAACGAGGCCTGAGATGCTTGGTCGGAAGGGGAGTGGCAGCTGGAAAACATGGCTCAACAAGTCCTTTAATTTCAAGATATTATTATCTCACTGA